The following DNA comes from Anopheles coustani chromosome 2, idAnoCousDA_361_x.2, whole genome shotgun sequence.
ttcaaaccattttttgtggtttttggtaaaacaaattaatccaattgttttgtttcaattctaATTTTGTTTAATCAGGGTTAATTCAACAGTTCTATAGTTAgagaaaaatcaattcaacagaGACtagtaattttatttcattttatttctttttatttcaaacaatgCTAATAAGTGCCCAAATAGCTTCCAATTAGTTTCGCATTAGTTGATGAATAATGTTATGATGCTCACTACGCAATATATATTTGCGGGATTACATTtactttatttacttttattattatatttatttatttaatttatatgtatttacattttatttcattaaacaCGTTTTGTTGTTGATCTGAATATTGTATACATAGATTTacatgggggtccgcgacagccgagcggtagcgccggttagaaaatcggcccatgagcgccggggctcaccacctcgacggcgtgggttcgaatcccaaccgagaccggaccctcccctgtacgagaggactgactatccacgtacaacagggaatcaagtctcgtaagtccttaacggacaggcatgaccaagaggtcgttacgccaagaagaagaagaagaagatttacATGTTTAGAacatcaatcaaatcaaatgctATTCCTATTGGAAGCCATTGCAATTTTAGTATGATATTAATGATAAACAGATAGTCTACAAGGATTTTAACATatcgaatggtttggtttgtcTACTATAGTTTATCTTCAAGACCGTCAGAACGGGTCTACTATATTTAGGCATTTTTCCTCCCAGTCATCGTTTTTAGAtctcgttttgaaaattttaatccTGACTGAATTGAAATGCCTgcattaaccccttcacagtatTGCCCGCCTTGCTCAAGCAGTTTTTGTCACCCGTTTTGATTCGATTTTCGTTTTGCAGCGTTAATTAAAAGTGGGCCATTTTTACATGTTTATACATGTTTATTCATTTATGTGACAATAATCGATGTAATTGAACTAAATTTGAAACAGTATTGAtctaaatcacaaaaaaaaaaacttaaaaaacgcTGAGattgtgaaggggttaaagtCTAACTGTTGATAAGGAGGTCTAATAATTGAAaaaggtttcttttttattaaaaagtcTTGTCCGCCCGTCGGTCATACCATTATTGTTGAAAATTGTGTTTCCTATTGGTGGACAGTTCACGAACTTTCGGCATAAAAGATAGTGATTAgttgacgatgatgatttggcacaaaagatgaaaatatgaatgaaCTTTATGGGCTTGGATGTGATACACGCGTACTGTAAGGAAACACCCAAcaacatttattatttgtcAGTACTTCATAAAccgtttatttaaaaaaataaatcacgatcatatttttaaaaaggtttACTTCTTATTTACACAGTAAAAAAGTAATGCTAGAGCGTTGTGTTGTAAGAATTGCTGAGCGCTGAATGGGTCCGCAAGGTTGACAATACCCTTTTTCCAAATGCGGCAGGACATAAACCAGACTCTGGTCTGTTAATCCACTGTTTGCAAACCTTGCGAAACGAGGCTCGTGTGTGACCGCAGCGTCCTACCATTACCACCCAAAGGACCCTCTGCTGTCGATTCCCCCGAGAGTAAttataaaaaagaagaatagtAGTAGTATTGTTACACCGCAACCGATCGTCTTGCTAGTCATAGGGTTGTTTTTTACTGCActgttttcaataaatataacGCCttgcaaattattttcctaCTTCTCCCTTGTTGAGGGCGTTCCGTAAGGACAGTCTTGCAATTGTAAGCCGTAGCCAGATGCTGCACGGGAGCCCTTCTTGAGAGAAACCTTCAGTGAACCCTGGGTACGCAATTTCCGGTTCGTAGTcgtgaaataaatataataaataattgCAACCTTGCTTGCTTGCCAGTCGATTCCGTCAATTTAGTGTTTGTGAGACACCTTCGGGTGCGTGTTTGAGTTTGTGCATTTGCTCGCCTGGGAAGGCGCACAATGTTTACCTAAGTTCGTACACGGGAGGTCGTCGATGCGATCTATAGATCTGGCGATGGTCGCTTTCGTACGTATTTAGCAAAGTAATCCGGCCGCCAGCACTTGCATGAGCCCGGTATCAGGAACCAATCGTAGTACAGGCGCACCTGGAAGCAACCAATCTCGTCGTGGCCATCGCAGTGCTGATTTTGTTTCGTCGTTGCCGCTGCACCAACTGgtgcttgctgctgctgctgttgctgctgttgttgctggctCTGTCCGCTGAGAGAGCTGTCGTACACATTGTCGGTCGGGAGACCGGCCCGCTTCTGCAGGTACTGCTGGTATGCCTGGAAATCCTGAATCGATGGTgccgtggtggtggttggcgGTGCCGTTGTCGATTCCTCCGCGTTCGGGTAGAAGATTTCGGCCACCAGCAAGCTGACCCAGCGCGGCGACGAAAGACAGCCACCGTCCAAATAGTGACAGCGGGCCTGAAGGCACCGGGTCACCTCGACGGTTTGCGTGAAATAGCCCTCGTACGGAATCTGCACCACGTAGCGCCAGGATCCCTGGTAATTCTTCGCGAACACGGGTGTCGCATACTCGACCTTGGCCGGGCAGGGTGTTGGTGGTCCCTCGTACCGTGGGGGAGGTGGGTAGGCAGCCGCTTCCTCGCGCCTCTCGGCCACCAGCTTGCTGGTGATTGGTTCTCCCTGAATGGCGCGGTACAGGGCACAGAACACGCCACCGCCGTCACAAAACTTGCGTGGCGCTCGGGCATCCTCCTCGTGGCGATCCTCATCCACCCGCATCGCTTTGCCCATGCGGCGTCCAATGCTGTAAATAATATGGATTTaaagataaaattatttacCGCCACAACATATTGAAGATAAATACTTCTACATTGCTTCATCGATCGACACACGTTCGGCTAGGTTTGATTTGTAAGTTGGAACCTCTAAATAGACGAGTTAAAATCAAGTAGCTTCGATAATACAATGCTGTTGTCCAACTGGTTATAGCAGGCATCGACAACATCTGGGCCCATAGGaaaattttagtttatttattgtgGTATGACGGACACTGCCGTATTGTTAGAGCCAACATGCTCTAACAGACTTTTTTGTTCTTAGGGCATTTCCTCCCTACGGTTAGGCCTTATCCCGGGCTTTCTCGGTTGAAAATTTTAGTGTAACTTACAAAACTAATTTCAAGTCTTGACGGCTTTACAATCGACAATTTACATTTAACCTTGTAACCTTAACAAGGCGACTTTTTCATGTGCTTTTTTTCTATActtcatatacttttttcatttactttttataTTGACGTTTGGAGAATCTGGTCCGCGGTCGAACTCTTTTCTATGGTATTGTTTAGTGTAACGGTTCTTTTTAAAGATTAGAATCATCATGTATCAAATCTTATcttaaagtaatttttttaaaaagcagGAATTTGAATTCCAATCCAAGTCCAATGATAATTtaaagcaggggtcggcaaagtccggccagccaactgattttatccggcccgtaagaaaattttagtggTTCATTcaaaaaacccatctcaatttttatcggatttgtcaGGTTCGTTTTCTTGGCAAACATGAAGATTTCACtgaggtgttcctgttatatgttgggatccaaaatcaaaatttagcaaaaacaagtatgaaaatgttttaaaaagtgtaacgcaaaaatttcaaatattttatcgtttaccactttttatatAACTTTATTATTTAGAAAGATGAAACTCCATTGAAAAGGTTACTACTTTGAAAAAATTCAGTCATCctttaaccgtcacccgttcaaccaaaTCTACATACgtagacgttcaaccggactacccgggtagtccatacattttgtatgggagactccgttttcctgtacttaaaacttaataactttttatctagacgtcggatcgatttgaaattttcagtgaagatacttgagggtgTTTCCCACAATATTGTgtaacttttataattttaataattcattaattatgttaatttgaggttccaaaaaatttcacccttcCATCTATTACCCAAACCTGTGCAACTTGAACATTTTAGATAGGACTTTgcattttttgtatttcagtATACGTATCTTTGATCATTGAATCTCAAttacttgaaattttcagaaatttattcaattttgtttccaaAAGTGTTATAGAAATATTAAATGTTCAAATAGGATTCTTTCATTCGAAAACACGAATTcgataatttaaacatttatgcctTACGTTTAGGTATTAAAATCTTAACCTAATATTAAATACAAGTATGCTACACATCATTTTGTTCAGAAAATTTGCGCCACAAACACGTTTATTAATCCGTTTCTAGTCGACTATGcgtgtgattcaaagtacaacAAAAGCTAAGTAAAAGTGAACGTTatggaaaaactcaatcctTTGAATAGACAAAACCGAACAGACTAATAGAAGAATTACTAGAAACAGCATTTCTGACGAAAAAAGCATTAAATAACGGACAAAACTCTGTTCCCAGTTGAAGCATGAAGATAACATGAAACGGCTgagagtttattaatttttacaatattttatgcaattttccaaaacatttcaagTAGTTAAGTATCTACGAGCAAATATATCAGtactaaaatacagaaaaagcaAAGTTCTATGTAAAATATATGAACTACACAGACAAATTGTTATAGATATgaatggtgaaattttttggaacctcaaataaACATactgaatgaatttttaaaattatacaaatttt
Coding sequences within:
- the LOC131264321 gene encoding uncharacterized protein LOC131264321, which codes for MKYLVFLLLFGCQVLIRGDDLLDSEEPPEGYYAFIESPSAVPPKVRSPPYTHINIECKEATNPKPYVSANNLCGDLNKGKIPRNPMKQNVLGEPYPFELIRNQTLKFLSKTLPVLKADDTLPKVTQIVPDEPVDQFDDNGIGRRMGKAMRVDEDRHEEDARAPRKFCDGGGVFCALYRAIQGEPITSKLVAERREEAAAYPPPPRYEGPPTPCPAKVEYATPVFAKNYQGSWRYVVQIPYEGYFTQTVEVTRCLQARCHYLDGGCLSSPRWVSLLVAEIFYPNAEESTTAPPTTTTAPSIQDFQAYQQYLQKRAGLPTDNVYDSSLSGQSQQQQQQQQQQQAPVGAAATTKQNQHCDGHDEIGCFQVRLYYDWFLIPGSCKCWRPDYFAKYVRKRPSPDL